The window CGCCTGACTGTCGGCTATGCAAACTGTCAATGAAGccccattttttaaaatcaaaatgtaacGTAAGTGTATGTGGTTTTTTCCCCGCGTAGAAACCACTTTGCGAAATTAAGAGAGATGGTGACTGGCATGGGGTTAGTCTCAGTTACACTAACGCTGGAGCTACATCCACCCGTTTTGTCGGGGATAAAAGTGCTATTTCCCAAAGTTAGGTGGGTTATCATCACGACCGTTGTAACTTGGGCACCTGACTGCTTTTCGCTGTTGAGAGCCACACAGCTACTCAGACTAGGCTCGACGGTAGCCATTGTGGCTAACGCAAGGGCGTAACTTCATGTGTGGGGAACGGGACAATATTGTGAACTATACTGTCCGAGACGGGTAAAGCTTTGCATTTACAGTGTGACGGTTACGTGCCGCTTGTCTCTGAACCGTACGTCCCTTCGTAACTCTGCATTTTAACTCTCCGCTCCCCCTCAAAATGACGTCTCCCTGTGCGGCGGCACGTACAGCAAACAACGGCACGGCGACGGCGTTGCCCCTCCATTCTGTACGAGCCTGGCTGGCTGAGCCCCCTCCGCAATATACCCGAACCCCCCAGCTAAAACTACCGTTAGCGTCGTGAGAGTGGGCGATATTTTACGGCCAAGTATATTTAAAATCACATCGTAAAAAAATAGCTTGTCCTTACCGTTTTATGAAGAGAAACGCAGCCCTAGATTGTGGAGAGCTGCAGCGCATGCGCACCTCGCTGATGTAGCTTGACTTCCTGCTGAACAGCGCTCGCCCTGCTATCACGCTCTTGTAACCCTGAGAATCAGCTGCAGCTAACTCTTTGACTGTGACTAAACTAACGGCATGTCACGTCTGTGACACCCTGCGTTTCATACGTTTTATTAAGAAGTTATATCTGTCAGATTTGGCCTCCTGTGCTCGTATCCTAATTAGTGCTATCATGGGTAGAGTATGAATAAACTGTATGACAGTGAAGCATAGAGCAGTGTGATTATATCCACAGTTCCTAAACGTATCTTAAATCGAATGATGGCTTAATCCCAACATTAAAACGAGGTCTAACATTTAGGTCGGTagtttaaatgtgaatgtggaGACATTCTTTTTCAACCCTTAAAGAGAGGTGGACGTATCACAACAGTCTGTTTAACGTTATGAGAATTAAGATGTTAGTTACAAATGTATACGTATCGATACATTGACGCGTCTCCAGCGACGTTATGTCTATTCATTGTACTATCATTAACAGCTTCAGACGGGGCGCCAGGACAGATGATCACTAGCAGCCCCTGGTTTAAAAATTGTGCTTCCGAAATCTCTTGATGGCGATTCCGCAGGAGGGGGTGGTATCCCCACCCCTCCTGTGCCAATCACAGCAGAAGCCCTTTTTAATCAGAATCTTAGAACATCCCACGGTCTGGTCTGTGGCAACATGTTCCTCACTCAGAGGTTCAAGATCTGTACATTTGTTTCcatgtttgagtgttttatGGCGCGTTGTATAAAATCTAAATACGACGACGATTAGTTTTAGGAACTATGTTGTTATTAATGAATTATCAATGAAGTTTGAGCAAATTTAGATATTTGGCTTTAACCAGCGAAGGGCATGACGGGTAAAAGCTGTGGGGCAACCTAATGTTGTCGGCTCTCATTGGTTGCTATGCGCGCGTCAAACTCGTGCTGCGTTCAGGAATGTGGGGAACTCGGCGAGCAcctagaaaataaaaaatcttgAAAATGTTTACTGTGGATTGACATAGAGTCCATATTAAACTGAAGTTATCAGATGTTTTCTGAAAATACGTCTTGACTATAGTGTTGACACTGTCATCAGACTGCCTGTATATAGCACGTTCATTTCTATGACACCCAATGCCTAACTCATGCTCTATGCTAATATAGATTACCTATTTTATTTTgctgggtttgtttttgttccaaGTGGATCTTGTTGTAGCAATATCTCACTATCAGCTGCTAAATTTAATCAGGACAAATGTGACTATTATTTTGCATAAATGGTGGCATGACAGACTTGGTTTGGTCCCTGTGATAACATGGCCTTGTTCCAATCTTAccttcatcaccatcaacaCAGTGTATCTGAGCGACCAATATAGGTCACGATGATCCTCCTTATATCTGCCAGAAGAGGGCGCCAAGCCGCAGTTAAAGAACACCAAACCTTGAGACCAAACATTATTCATTGaacatctatttattttttaaccaaTCAATAAAGTCACATCAAATAAAAGGAGAATCCCttatacataatatataaaataaataacatctATTCaataaagctgtgaaatgtggGGATGTGGAGCTGAATACACTATGCACCCTCACACAGGCCtaacagctgctgatgttttctgGTACAAAAGCCCTGTCACTGGGTTGGTTCGATCATTCCAGTGgacaacataaaaaaacacaccattATAGGCATAATTCAGCACTTTGAGAAATTTGCTTATCTATTGTCGTTTCTGAGACCGAGATGAGTAGATTGATATCAAtccagtgtgtgtatgtttagtACCAAGCTGTGATGTGGTTAGTCGAGCTAACATTGAGACTGGAAGCAGCTATTTGACTCCgtccaaagttaaaaaatgtgtaCCAACACCTGTAAAGCCCGATAATTACTCATTGTATCTTGGCTGTTTAACTtgtacaaaaagagaaatgtaaaaacaccaGTTGGTGGTTTACATGCTGGAACAATTTCTTTCAGTTTATCTATCACACTTCTGTGCATCAGCTTGGACTATGTTTTTGGTTTCACTAAAGGGGTCTGTACAGGGATGATGGTACCAAATCAGGCAACTCCGCCGTGACAACAAGACCCTGGAAAGTCATTGCCCCCAGCTGTTGGTCtccaagaaatagttccagcatGTAGCTCGTAGCCTCATTTTACGTTTCTGTTTAGATACACAAGATACACAGAGTTTTGAAATCTAGacatcaatcttttcatcttaTTGGAAAGTAAATAACTGTATATcccaaaatgaaaaattgaaCAGTTTCTTTAAGATTCCAGTAAGAGAGAGGCTGGATCTGGACTGAAGACTGGccatcattatcatcaccatTACACAGCTACAGGAGGGACACTGTTTGTAACATTACAGTACGTAAGATTACAAATGATGTTGTAAATCTTagcatgattttattttcattttctacctATTTAACGTTGCTGGACATGGAGCCGTCTTGTAATGGTCGATGAGAGATACGCTTATTTCTTCCCATAGAGTCAGTCCTTTCAGAAAGCCATGTCTTATTGGTGTCTCTCCAGTTTTGTCCTTTGAATGTAGCCAATGCTTTCCAAAGCTCTGAGGCTGTCGTCTTCACACCACACAGTGCAAAGGCCCTTCTGATGCACTGTGCTCAGGAATGGGAATTCCTCGGCGCAGAACAGTTTGCTAACAGCACAGTAATAACAATAAGATTCATACAATTTAACCCTGTATAGATGAGAGAAACACGTGAGGAAGGTAGTTGTAGTATTAAACACAGTCAGATCTGTTGTCAAATGGTGAGCCTGGATGCTGCAAGTACATTTAGCTAGATTTCAAGGCCATAGCACCCCTGTGGTGAAGTCCCCACCTGCACTTTAAACACAATACGGAAATATCTGATTGTCAGACGAACAAAAAACATATAGCGTGTGTACTGTTGTACACTGCATGTAAACCTGACTGCAACAGGTCATGTTTTACCAGGAAGCATACAGTTTGAATCTATacagaaaagtcaaaataaaggGATGGTGCAGATGTATTAGTATACATTCCTGACCACATACTAAGCTGCAAACATATACTGCAGAGTATATCTACAGGATCACCTATACAGCCTTTATTAACTCcaagaaaaatgtcagtttggTCACATGaatgcaaagtaaaaaaaaaaaaaaggagaatgcATAAGCTCTtgctgttactgtgtgtgtgtgtgtgtatgtgaacacGTGTTTTTGGTGAGATGCTGGTGAAAGGTGAATGAGTGGTGGGAGGGGAGGCGAGTTCCCAGTCAAAGTGGACTGTAGCCTTTTGTGCACTCCGGGCCTGTAAACAACAGATTAATAGCGTCTGCAGTCAAAAGCCTCTGGAGACTTTACAGTACATGTGATCCTCTCGTTACTGCTGTGTTTGAAAGCAGCGCGAGCAGACGTGCATCCGTCAGAAACGCAGCTCATTCCGCACATTACTGCTCTGTTACAGCTGTTACACCCAAGCAAAAGTCAATGGTATGTCAACGCTACTAAACAGAGGATTTCAGCAATTTTAAGTGCAGCGTTAAACTTGAGATTTATATTAAGGTTAATTTGTGAGTCGTTGCATGTAGGTGATGACTTAAAGACATAGTTCAACATTGCGGGAAACACACGTTGTTCTCTTCATGACGGTAATGAGATGATGAGATGAGTGATACCAGCCTTGTAAGTGTGCATTAAGTGCAGAGTTGGAGCCAGAAGGCAATTAGCgcatcttagcataaagactggaagtagGAGAAACAGCTAACTTAGCTCAgtacaaagtaaaaaaaacacacctacaaTCTCATTTGTACCCAAACAGAGATgtaaaaatgctaatgtttggtTGCAGGCATGGTTATTGGTTGTGTGATCTATGAATTAGACACACAATTTACAATCTGTTCATTGCTGAgctttgctgtgctgtgtggtTGGTGCACATCTTTGAACTATGGAGggagccaggccagctgtttaACCCCTGCCTTCACTCTTAATGCTAAAGCTAATAGCCCCCATTGTCCAGCAGTGAACTTAATACACAGACATGAGGCAGATATCAACTTTCTCACTTATGTACCTCTTAGAAAGACggcaaaaaacactttttcccAAAACATTCAACTACTTTTAAGGCCATTCAAATATCAAATCAAGGCTGGAAATCGCTGATATGAAATATGAACGAGAGGGACGATGACGCATAGGCCCCTTCCCAAAACCCAATCCAGGGTGCTGTGGCATAAACTGAACTGTAGTGGACGACTGTAATAACcatgttaaaagaaaatgctAGTTAGCTTCTGCAGTGCATGCCGCCAAGTTAATGTGGCATCTTCAGGGGAGACAAATCTTTTTCTAGCTGGAGGCCTGACCTTTCTCCAGACTTGAACCCAAATGTCCTACCGACACCTCTGGAACACAGCATAAAGTCTACACACACAAGCGACACATATGCATCTCCGTTGGATGAGGCCTTACCGACCACTGATCAATAAATTGGTATCAGCTCAGGCCTGAATGGCGTTTTATTTCAGTGACTTGAGCTTTGAACAAAAGATACAGCTGGAATTCAAACTGCCTTTTGTTCtcaattaaacacattttcactacTGCTGACAGAGTGGATAAAGGTCTGACGGCTGAGAGATGATACACTTGCTGTCTTGCTCTTGTTGATGCTAGGACACAAATACCTAAATGGAACCACCATCCCTAATTACAGTGGCCGATACACCTAAACTAGAAAGAATctatatacttttttttttttttttttttttacaaaacattaCTTATCTATTCAAAGAAAGATCAAAGGTTTAAGTCAGTTTGGCTTAAGTGCACGCACAGCTTACAGTAGCAGGATGAGCATATTGATTTAATATAGTGACACTTACAGTGCATCTGAACAGCATTCACAgcgcttcactttttccacattttgttatgttacAGCCTTTTTCCAAAATGGAATAAATTCATGTGTCcctcaaaattctacacacaacaCTCCATAATGACAACgtgaaaaaaatgttgctctgtaCGTCGCTgcattcatctttccctctatcCTGACTAGTCCCAGAAACacatccccacagcatgatgctgccaccaccatgcctCACTGTAGGGGTGGTGTTGGCCTGGTGATGAGCGGTGCCTGGTTTCCTCCAAACATGACGCCTGGCATTCACGCCAAAGATCTTCAATCTTTGTCTCACCAGACCAGAGAATTTTGTTTCTCGAGGTCTGAGAGGCCTTCAGGTGCATTTTGGCAAACTCCAGGCAGGCTGCCATGTGCTTTTTACTAAGGAGCGGCTTCTGTCTTCTGGAaggttctcctctctccacagaggaACGCTGTGGCTCTGACAGAGCGACATCGGGTTCTTGGTCACCTCCCCCGATCGCTAGATGGCCGTCCAGCTCTAAAGAGTCCTGATGGTTCTGAACTTCTTCCATTAGGGATGATGGAGCCCACTCACTGCTCATTGGGACTGGGACAAGGCCGTGAATACTTATGTACATGATTTCTTGgcttattatttttaataaatttgcaaaaatctccaaacaaaacctttttcaCGCagaattttgagggaaaaaatgaCCTGAATCCATTTTGGAATAAGGCTGTAACATaaccaaatgtggaaaaagtgaagggCTGGGAATACTTCCTGGGTGCACTGTACTGTAGAGTGTACTGTATCTGTTCACACTATCAATTAAATAGCTTTCAGTGACCTTTCATCTCTATAGAGTTCACTATTATTTACAATATTACAGTCACAAAAGATTGCAGGCAAAGCATCGCACAAACTTTGACAGGTGGAACCCGACAATAGATGCCAGACTACAGTAAACCATAGTCCGTGGATTTATCTGCACCATCAGCACGGTAGTCCATTAACTTAAGGGGTGTGAAAAGAAGTACTGGCTACACTCCAAGCCCCGAGATCTCATCACCTTTGCAcgctttctgtgttttccaaacCTAATGAGGCCCAAAACATCTTGGCTCATGCTACACCACATGGATACACAGCTTGCATAAGGTACACATTGGGATATAGAGTGTTAGAAGTGAATCCCAGGTGTCAGAAGAACCCACGCACAGAGAGGGCACGAAGCACAAGGTGAGGAAGTGATGGGTGGTGATATCACAGGGTGCTGAGCCTGAGTGACTTGGTTTCGATGGACAGCTGGGACACGAGGTGAGCTCTTGGTGTGACAAGACAGTGTTTGGACACAGGGAGTTCTCAGTCAGCAGTGGCAGCCCTTCTCGGCGGTCGGGGCGGCTAGGTCCTCTTCTTCCTCGGCTGGGTAGAGGACCTTGGCGGTGAGGCCGCTCTTCACCCCGTCCCAGCCGTCGCGCGTGACGATCTCGCCCATCTTCATCAGCTCGTAGATGTCTCTGGTCAGCAGCTCGAAGGCCCGGTCCACGTTGCTGTTGCACTTGGCCGACGTCTCCACGTAGCGGATGCCCAGCTCGGCCGCCAGCTGCTCCGCCTCGTCCCGGCTTACCTTGCGGTCCTTGTTGAGGTCGCTCTTGTGGCCAATGAGGATGTAGACCATGTGGTGAGGCAGGATGTGCTCACTCACCTCCTTGTGCCACTCCCTAACATGGTCAAAGGTCTTGCGATTGGTGAGATCAAAGACTAGTAGCCCGCCAACGGAGTTACGGTAGTATGATGTTGTGATGGACCTGGTGGGCAGATAGATTGACGACATGTTAGTAATTCAAGGCAAAAATATCTTAAATTCGCACTTTTGAACATCTTGGACACAACTGTGACCTCCCAGCAAAGGCTGTCCACTATCCTGAAATCACTATGTGTCCAGGCATCCAGTCCAGGCATCCACACCAGGCATCCAGACCAGTTTTTTAAAGTCTTCTGAGGTGAAATCTCATGTAAAGTCAAGTCTTTGGGGAGCCAAGTCTCACATTAAGTCTTACAGCAGTCGGGTCCAAGTCAAGTCTCATGTCCTCATTTTTTGTAACTCAAGTCTGTCTCAGGTCTGCAGCTCTGATAAGATCCATATTATCCTTCAGCATGCTGACAGCAACCAACCACCTTACTCAAACTCACACACGCACTGCCAGGATGATTGGATTTGCCTCTGCTTTTCAATATTCTTGATGTTTGAATGTCCACATTACAAAGCAGAACCTCTCCCTATGTTTTCTGCATGTATCCTGTTGCCTTTTGGCACCCACCATGCACGTTGGTAGCAGGCGGCAGcatttattcatgcatttattcattccTTCACTATATTTTGCCCAGCAACCCCAAAACCAAGTAGCATCCTTATACTGGAGAATCAGGTTTGCCATGTATAAGTTTGGATgtgcaaattaaaatgcatgtaGGCACATTCGTGGCATTACAACTAGATTTTGACAAAGGGTAGCTTTACCATATTGTGGTAAAAATTATTGAGCACCTCTGCACTTCAATTGCCTCAATGAAATATGGTTGAAATGGGTCAAATTACCACAAACCAGACAGTAAACGTGGGATCCCTGGGGACCCCTAAAAGGTCTTGGATCCTGGAGTTGTTGCCCCTCTTGGCCCAGCCTTGCAAAGACCCATTtctacacatacacaaacaattCCTCATCTATGCACCCGACGGCTTACAGATTGCACCCTGATTTCACAATCACTTCTCGTGTTCAGTCGAGAAGCGAAAGACTTCAGTGTGGTGAAGCCTGACGGAAAACACCCTCTGAAGCCTGGGCTTCAAAAGAGAAAGCAGATCTGAGAGCGGAGCTGCTTCTCCAGACACAGGAGCGCTTTAAAGGGAATCATCCATGACAGCAGGCACACATGAAACAGAGCGAGCAACAGGGTAGACGAATGCAAAGATCAGATTTGGGCACACAGATGTCATCCCTGTGTTACCCTGGAGACAGTGCAGTCAGTATGTGAGGGATCAAACTGGGGCCTGAATATGAGGAGGCTGCCCATCATCCATGAATGAATGCAATGATGCAACTGGCCTCACTGCTTTTATTTAGACCAGCAGTAAGATCGAGGTCTATATAATCCACTCCTGACCCTCCACTGTCTCCACTCACTCCACTACATCACAACGAGAGAGGCAAcggctttcatttcatttaaagggCTTCATTTTGTGATAGCAGCCAGACACGACAGCAAACCGAGGCCTCCTCATGATTTCACCACAACCCTCCTCGGCGAGGAATCACCGTCCCGTTCAATTCAGCGACGTTTTGCTCCCAGCTGCACTCATTTCAGCTCCGTACCTGAATCGTTCCTGGCCAGCCGTgtcccagagctgcagctttattttcacCCCGGGCTCGATGTCAAGCGAGCGGGCGTAAAAATCTACCCCGACCGTCGGGTCCGCCACATCGCTGTAAATTCCGTCCGTGAAGCGTTTCAGCAGCGACGACTTGCCCACAGTCGAATCCCCGAGCAGAATGATCCTGAACTGGTATTGCCACAAAATATCCATGGCATGACTAGATGGGGGATGCCcgcggagtgtgtgtgtgtgtgtgtgtatgtgtgtgtgaaacaaagcCCTGTGCGCGGCGTGTTTACATGAAGCTGCTGcggctcctgctgctgccttgCCTTCTGCTCGGGAAGAGACGCCGAGCACGGAGCGACCGCAGCAGTCATGTGATAGATTTACCTACGCTCCACTCCACGGCACCGTGCCACTATAAAGCTGCTGTGATACGACTGTTTGTTAGGGGGGAGTCACAGAAAAGCCGTaagaaaacagccacaaatcagatgcttttttttttttttttgcaggaggAATTTCTATGTTGGCTGAACATACGTTCAAACAGACCCGAGGAGAGGATTTTGTCTGCATTGTGTGAGATTCTTGCAGATTCTTTCAATTTAATGCTGCCATTCACATTTAGTAAGGGTTTATCTTGAGTATGAGAGGCTGATCTCTCAAAACCACATGCAGGTTGCTGTCCGTGGTTCTGAAGTAGGCGAAAGAGCAACGTAAAGACAGGACAGTGTATTTCTCTCCTTTTACAAAGT of the Chelmon rostratus isolate fCheRos1 chromosome 16, fCheRos1.pri, whole genome shotgun sequence genome contains:
- the rab42a gene encoding ras-related protein Rab-42a, giving the protein MDILWQYQFRIILLGDSTVGKSSLLKRFTDGIYSDVADPTVGVDFYARSLDIEPGVKIKLQLWDTAGQERFRSITTSYYRNSVGGLLVFDLTNRKTFDHVREWHKEVSEHILPHHMVYILIGHKSDLNKDRKVSRDEAEQLAAELGIRYVETSAKCNSNVDRAFELLTRDIYELMKMGEIVTRDGWDGVKSGLTAKVLYPAEEEEDLAAPTAEKGCHC